The following proteins are co-located in the Camarhynchus parvulus chromosome 19, STF_HiC, whole genome shotgun sequence genome:
- the ZSWIM7 gene encoding zinc finger SWIM domain-containing protein 7: protein MDGSTLPAVAEELLREIKKAFQETSQVPDDLLLGLKFIFGPSAVPALDLVDQRSVTRLRSPSGRILYQVLGSSGKLYTCYSSCHFCTCPAFGFSVLQKSESLLCKHLLAVYLSQALGACQELAVSEEQLTNILLAEEEDEG from the exons ATGGACGGCAGCACCTTGCCAGCAGTGGCAGAAGAGCTCCTGAGAGAGATCAAAAAGGCTTTTCAGGAGACCTCGCAGG TCCCTGATGACCTGCTGCTGGG GCTGAAGTTCATTTTTGGCCCAtctgcagtcccagctctggATTTGGTGGATCAGCGTTCTGTCACCCGGCTCAGGTCCCCCAGTGGAAGGATTCTCTACCAG GTCCTTGGCAGCTCAGGCAAACTCTACACCTGCTACAGCTCCTGCCACTTCTGCACCTGCCCTGCCTTTGGGTTTTCTGTGTTGCAGAAGAGTGAGAGCCTTCTG TGCAAACACCTCCTGGCTGTCTACCTCAGCCAGGCCTTGGGagcctgccaggagctggctgtgtctgaggagcagctcacaAACATCCTCCtggctgaggaagaggatgaaggATGA
- the TTC19 gene encoding LOW QUALITY PROTEIN: tetratricopeptide repeat protein 19, mitochondrial (The sequence of the model RefSeq protein was modified relative to this genomic sequence to represent the inferred CDS: deleted 1 base in 1 codon), translating to MAAVAGALPRGLSRLCPRRCPALPRPAWTGAHRGHRGDSGTGTAGRPRPRWARPAGAALAFLGGLSLFPRDAEEDGEDAIVLLLKRAKLSAMKGELAEAEQLLHQALRRAHQQENRQAIIYTYSMMGNVAYMQGQLENAEKLYKATMSYMLAGDTKEDDNAVLEVSLKLASIYAAQKQHKLAVAGYQFCILTLEEKIAKQKDLPEDVVSAEEKANTQLLLGMSLDSYGRYLLNINELPAAQKMYEKALQISSDVQGERHPQSVVLLSDLAMVLDAQGCYEEALAYSRRAAELARDTQHPEEHMVLNNLAAILMHKEDFLQAKQVYKEALKQAQQKGDAASVQHIQEELAELAKRRKGSK from the exons ATGGCGGCGGTGGCGGGCGCGCTGCCGCGGGGGCTGTCCCGGCTGtgcccccggcgctgccccgccctgccccggcccGCCTGGACAGGGGCacaccggggacaccgc ggggacagcggcaccggcaccgcagggcggccgcggccgcgcTGGGCACGGCCGGCCGGCGCTGCGCTGGCCTTCCTGGGAG ggctCTCCCTGTTCCCGCGGGACGCCGAGGAGGACGGCGAGGACGCCATCGTCCTGCTGCTGAAGAGAGCCAAG CTGAGCGCCATGAAGGGGGAGCTGGCCGAGGccgagcagctcctgcaccaggCCCTGCGGCGGGCACACCAGCAGGAGAACAGGCAGGCCATCATCTACACCTACAGCATG ATGGGGAACGTGGCCTacatgcagggacagctggaaaAT GCAGAAAAGCTCTACAAAGCAACGATGAGCTATATGCTTGCAGGGGACACAAAGGAG GATGACAACGCTGTCCTTGAGGTGTCCCTCAAGCTGGCCAGTATCTACGCTGCTCAGAAACA GCACAAATTAGCTGTAGCTGGCTACCAGTTCTGCATCCTGACCTTAGAGGAGAAGATTGCCAAGCAGAAGGACTTGCCTGAGGATGTCGTATCAG CTGAAGAAAAGGCCaacacccagctcctgcttggGATGAGCCTGGACTCCTACGGCCGCTACCTCCTGAACATCAAcgagctcccagcagcacagaaaatgtatGAGAAGGCTCTGCAGATATCAAGTGATGTTCAGGGAGAGAGACATCCACAG AGTGTGGTGCTGCTGAGTGACCTGGCCATGGTGCTGGACGCTCAGGGATGCTACGAGGAGGCGCTGGCCTacagcaggagggcagcagagctggcacgGGACACACAGCACCCCGAGGAGCACATGGTGCTCAACAACCTGGCAGCAATCCTCATGCACAAAG AAGATTTCCTGCAAGCAAAACAAGTGTACAAAGAAGCTCTCaagcaggcacagcagaaggGAGATGCTGCTTCTGTCCAGCATATCCAGGAGGAACTGGCTGAGCTGGCCAAGAGGAGAAAGGGCTCCAAATAA